In one window of Nocardiopsis aegyptia DNA:
- the rdgB gene encoding RdgB/HAM1 family non-canonical purine NTP pyrophosphatase: MKIVLATRNAKKVPEMRAILAEAGVTAEVLGLDAFPDAPDVPETEPTFIGNALLKARAIAAHTNLPAVADDSGLSVDELRGMPGVLSARWAGRSGGQDQDRANLDLVLDQLADTPAERRGAQFVCAAVLVMPDGTEVVAEGVLRGRVITERRGENGFGYDPVFVPEGESRTTAELPPEEKNAISHRGIAFRKLAGDLAEMI; encoded by the coding sequence GTGAAGATCGTCCTGGCGACCCGCAACGCCAAGAAGGTTCCGGAGATGCGGGCCATCCTCGCGGAGGCGGGTGTGACCGCCGAGGTGCTCGGGCTCGACGCCTTCCCGGACGCGCCGGACGTGCCGGAGACCGAGCCGACGTTCATCGGCAACGCGCTGCTCAAGGCCCGGGCGATCGCCGCCCACACGAACCTGCCGGCCGTGGCCGACGACTCCGGTCTGAGCGTGGACGAACTCCGGGGGATGCCCGGCGTCCTGTCCGCGCGCTGGGCGGGGCGGTCCGGCGGGCAGGACCAGGACCGCGCCAACCTCGACCTGGTCCTGGACCAGCTGGCCGACACCCCGGCCGAGCGCCGGGGCGCGCAGTTCGTGTGCGCCGCGGTCCTCGTGATGCCGGACGGGACCGAGGTGGTCGCCGAGGGCGTCCTCCGCGGACGGGTCATCACCGAGCGGCGGGGCGAGAACGGGTTCGGCTACGACCCCGTATTCGTGCCCGAGGGGGAGAGCAGGACCACCGCGGAGCTGCCCCCGGAGGAGAAGAACGCGATCAGCCACCGTGGCATCGCCTTCCGCAAACTCGCCGGCGACCTCGCGGAGATGATCTGA
- the rph gene encoding ribonuclease PH: MARPDGRVPTQLRPVTITRNWLRQAEGSVLIEFGDTRVLCAATVEDGVPRWRRGTGEGWVTAEYAMLPRATDTRGARESVRGKIGGRTHEISRLIGRSLRAVVDFKAMGEHTITLDCDVLQADGGTRTAAITGAYVAMADAMKWLRKRRKLKNNPLTGSLAAVSVGVVQGQPRLDLNYLEDSVAQTDMNVVLTGDGRFVEVQGTAEGEPFDRELLNQLLDLAAGGCEELTAIQKKALSE; encoded by the coding sequence ATGGCCCGACCTGACGGACGTGTTCCGACCCAACTCCGCCCTGTGACCATCACCCGCAACTGGCTCCGCCAGGCGGAAGGCTCCGTGCTCATCGAGTTCGGAGACACCCGCGTGCTGTGCGCCGCCACCGTCGAGGACGGTGTGCCCCGCTGGCGGCGGGGCACCGGCGAGGGGTGGGTCACCGCCGAGTACGCGATGCTCCCCCGCGCCACCGACACACGCGGCGCCCGGGAGTCGGTGCGCGGCAAGATCGGCGGCCGCACCCACGAGATCTCCCGCCTCATCGGCCGCTCCCTGCGCGCGGTCGTCGACTTCAAGGCGATGGGCGAGCACACCATCACCCTGGACTGCGACGTGCTCCAGGCCGACGGCGGCACCCGGACCGCCGCCATCACCGGTGCCTACGTCGCGATGGCGGACGCGATGAAGTGGCTGCGCAAGCGCCGCAAGCTCAAGAACAACCCGCTCACCGGATCACTGGCGGCGGTCAGCGTCGGCGTGGTCCAGGGCCAGCCGCGACTGGACCTCAACTACCTGGAGGACTCGGTCGCCCAGACCGACATGAACGTGGTGCTGACCGGCGACGGCCGGTTCGTCGAGGTACAGGGCACGGCCGAGGGCGAGCCGTTCGACCGTGAGCTGCTCAACCAGCTCCTCGACCTGGCGGCCGGCGGCTGCGAGGAACTGACCGCCATCCAGAAGAAGGCACTGTCGGAGTGA
- a CDS encoding MBL fold metallo-hydrolase, with translation MRLTIIGSSGSFPGPDSPASCYLVEAGGFRLLLDMGNGSLGTLQRHVDIYSVDAVYLSHLHADHCFDLCSYWVARMFPPGGPKPRIPVYGPKGVAQRVAEAYGLDPDPGMTEVFDFHELTPGTFDLGPFSARVDTVNHPVDAFGIRLEHEGSSLTYSGDTGACDSLVDLATDTDLFLCEAAFHDHVEHPKDMHLTGSEAGDHARRARARKLLLTHLVPWNDDEVTLTEARSTYGGPIDLARSGQVHPVGA, from the coding sequence GTGCGACTCACGATTATCGGGTCCTCCGGGAGCTTCCCGGGGCCGGACAGCCCGGCCTCCTGCTATCTGGTAGAGGCCGGAGGGTTCCGGCTCCTGCTCGACATGGGCAACGGATCCCTCGGCACACTGCAGCGACACGTCGACATCTACTCGGTCGACGCCGTCTACCTGAGCCACCTGCACGCCGACCACTGCTTCGACCTGTGCTCGTACTGGGTGGCCCGGATGTTCCCGCCGGGCGGACCCAAACCGCGCATCCCCGTGTACGGCCCCAAGGGCGTCGCACAGCGGGTGGCCGAGGCCTACGGGCTCGACCCGGACCCCGGCATGACCGAGGTCTTCGACTTTCACGAACTCACCCCGGGCACCTTCGACCTGGGCCCCTTCTCCGCGCGGGTCGACACCGTCAACCACCCGGTGGACGCCTTCGGCATCCGCCTGGAGCACGAGGGGTCGAGCCTGACCTACTCCGGGGACACCGGGGCCTGCGACTCGCTGGTCGACCTGGCCACCGACACCGACCTGTTCCTGTGCGAGGCCGCCTTCCACGACCACGTGGAGCACCCCAAGGACATGCACCTGACCGGAAGCGAGGCGGGTGACCACGCGCGCCGCGCCCGCGCCCGCAAGCTGCTGCTCACCCACCTGGTGCCGTGGAACGACGACGAGGTCACGCTCACCGAGGCGCGCTCCACGTACGGCGGCCCCATCGACCTGGCCCGCAGCGGGCAGGTGCACCCCGTCGGAGCCTGA
- a CDS encoding PLP-dependent cysteine synthase family protein — MRYDSLLDSLGGTPLVGLPRLSPSPDVRVWAKLEDRNPTGSIKDRAAFYMIEQAEKDGLLSPGCTILEPTSGNTGISLAMVAKLRGYRMVCVMPENTSAERKQLLAMWGAQVHFSDAAGGSNEAVRVAKEMARENPDWVMLYQYGNPANARAHYETTGPELLADLPEMTHFVAGLGTTGTLMGVGRYLREHKPDVQVVAAEPRYGELVYGLRNLDEGFVPELYDESILTTRFSVPSDAALKRTRELLDQEGIFAGVSTGGALHAALGVARKAERAGERADIAFIIADAGWKYLSTGAYEGTLEEAEERLDGQLWA, encoded by the coding sequence ATGCGCTACGACTCCCTGCTGGACTCCCTCGGCGGCACGCCCCTCGTCGGGCTGCCGCGGCTCTCCCCCTCGCCGGACGTGCGGGTCTGGGCGAAGCTGGAGGACCGCAACCCCACCGGCTCGATCAAGGACCGCGCCGCGTTCTACATGATCGAGCAGGCCGAGAAGGACGGACTGCTCTCCCCGGGCTGCACGATCCTGGAGCCGACGTCGGGCAACACCGGCATCTCCCTGGCCATGGTGGCCAAGCTGCGCGGTTACCGGATGGTCTGTGTGATGCCGGAGAACACCTCGGCGGAGCGCAAGCAGCTCCTGGCGATGTGGGGTGCGCAGGTCCACTTCTCCGACGCCGCGGGCGGGTCCAACGAGGCCGTCCGCGTCGCCAAGGAGATGGCCCGGGAGAACCCCGACTGGGTGATGCTCTACCAGTACGGCAACCCGGCCAACGCCCGCGCCCACTACGAGACCACCGGCCCCGAACTGCTCGCCGACCTCCCGGAGATGACGCACTTCGTCGCCGGGCTGGGGACCACCGGCACCCTCATGGGTGTCGGCCGGTACCTGCGCGAGCACAAGCCGGACGTGCAGGTCGTGGCCGCCGAACCCCGCTACGGGGAACTGGTCTACGGTCTGCGCAACCTGGACGAGGGCTTCGTCCCGGAGCTCTACGACGAGTCGATCCTGACCACGCGCTTCTCCGTGCCCTCCGACGCCGCCCTCAAGCGGACCCGGGAACTCCTGGACCAGGAGGGCATCTTCGCCGGCGTGTCCACCGGCGGCGCGCTGCACGCCGCCCTGGGCGTGGCCCGCAAGGCCGAACGCGCGGGTGAGCGCGCCGACATCGCGTTCATCATCGCCGACGCCGGGTGGAAGTACCTGTCCACCGGCGCCTACGAGGGCACCCTCGAAGAGGCGGAGGAACGCCTCGACGGACAGCTCTGGGCCTGA
- a CDS encoding MoaD family protein gives MAIEVRIPTILRNLTGDAKVVEGAGDTLGELFRDLDSKYPGLGERVVDDGKLRRFINVYLNDEDVRFVGGLEAKLNDGDNVTVLPAVAGGSR, from the coding sequence ATGGCCATCGAGGTCCGCATCCCCACCATCCTGCGCAACCTGACCGGCGACGCCAAGGTCGTCGAGGGCGCGGGCGACACGCTCGGCGAGCTGTTCCGCGACCTGGACAGCAAGTACCCGGGCCTCGGCGAGCGCGTCGTGGACGACGGCAAGCTGCGCCGCTTCATCAACGTCTACCTCAACGACGAGGACGTCCGCTTCGTCGGTGGTCTGGAAGCCAAGCTCAACGACGGCGACAACGTCACCGTCCTGCCGGCCGTGGCCGGCGGAAGCCGATAG
- a CDS encoding Mov34/MPN/PAD-1 family protein — MLSIDRSIYDKIVAHARRDHPDEACGIVAGPEGSDRPERFVEMMNAARSPTFYEFDSTEYKQVYDQLWDRDEDFVVIYHSHTMTEAYPSRTDITYAQWPQAHYVLVSTREPDTVEFRSYRIIDGEVTEEPVEITGSAGDPEQ, encoded by the coding sequence ATGCTCAGCATTGATCGCTCGATCTACGACAAGATCGTCGCCCACGCCCGCCGCGACCACCCGGACGAGGCGTGCGGGATCGTGGCCGGACCGGAGGGCTCCGACCGACCCGAGCGGTTCGTCGAGATGATGAACGCGGCGCGCTCGCCCACGTTCTACGAGTTCGACTCCACCGAGTACAAGCAGGTCTACGACCAGCTGTGGGACCGCGACGAGGACTTCGTGGTGATCTACCACTCCCACACCATGACCGAGGCCTACCCCTCGCGCACCGACATCACCTACGCCCAGTGGCCCCAGGCCCACTACGTCCTCGTGTCCACCCGCGAGCCCGACACGGTCGAGTTCCGCTCCTACCGGATCATCGACGGCGAGGTCACCGAGGAGCCGGTGGAGATCACCGGGTCCGCGGGCGACCCCGAGCAGTAG